TAGTAGTAGGGTTGTATCTCGAAAATGGCCCCCCGCCTCTCCCCCTCGCTCCCTCGCGTCCGCTCGGCGAGCAGCGCGCGGCGAAGCGTCGAGGCGTGCAGCTGCGGCACGTAGGTGACGAACTCCGCATGGTTCCAATAATGTTCGAACGTGACTTCGACTTTGCGCACGATGTCCGGCGCGTCCTGCTGCGACAGCTTCACGTTCCATTCGAGTCCGTACGTCATCGCCGACTCGGACAAGTTCGACGAGCCGATGTACAGCGTGTTGAAGCCGGTATTGCGCCAGAACACGTACGATTTGGCGTGGTGGCGGGTCGTTTTCGTATCATAGGAAATCTTGATCTCCGCACCCGGTAGCTTCGCCAGCTCCTCGACCGCCTTCGGGTCCGTCGCGCCCATGTAACTCGTCGTGATGACCCGCAGCACCCCTCCGCGTGCCGCGAACGCCCGCAGCTCCTCAAGCAGCAGCCGGAGGCCGCTGAACTTCACGAACGACACAAGGAAGTCGATCCGGTCGCTCGTCGCGATCTCCTTGCGCAGCTCGGCGATCATGTTCGGCTCGTGCGCGTCGCCGGTGAACAGCGTGCTCGCCGCGAGTGAGGTCGCGGGCCGCACCGCCGGCCGCCGCCGCGTCCGCTCCGCAACCTCAAGCAGCTGCTGTGCCTCGGCGTCGATGAGCGCCCCGCGCAACCGCACCGTCAGCGCCGGATCGAGCCGTCCGCCGAACGCGTCGCCGCCGTCGAGCAGCCTAACGATGTGGCGAATGATTTCATTACAAAACGCCACCCGATCAGCCACTTGACGCTCTTCCTTGCTATCTATGTATTCCAGCACTCGTGTCAGCAGGCGCCCCATATACGCGCCGAGCACCTTAGCGGACTCCGCTCCGTCCAGCGGCCGCAGCTCCGGCTCCCACGCCTCGCTCAGCCCGCGCAGCTCCGCCGCGACCAGCTCGTTGACGACTTGCTCATAGATGCCTAGCGTTAGCGACATAGCGTGCTGCGCCTCCCTGTCCGGAATAGAAATTAGCGAGGAAATCTCACTAGTAATAAGCCTAGCCTCACTAATAGCGAGATCTCCTCGCTATTCAGCGACCGGGCACCGTCAGATCCCCTTCGTATGCCGGCACGCCGGGAAGGTCGAGCAGCCCCAAAACGGCGTGCCGTCCTTGCCCTTCCGCTTCACCATCGGCGCGCCGCACCGGCAGGCGACCGCCGAGCCGGCGGCGGCTTCCCGCTTCGCCTGAGCCGCTGCTCGAACGGGAGCCGGAGCCGCAGCTCGAGGTTTGGCGTTGCGCGGCGAACCGGGGGACCATTTTCCCCAGGCTCTTAGTTTCTGTTCGACGATGGCGCCGTGCCAGTACTCTACCTTGCGGTCGTCCGCTTCCTTCTTAGCCGGTCCCGTCAGATCGGACGTGGTGACCAGCAGCGCCAGAATGCAGTCGTGATTCCGCTTCGCCCCGACGAGCTCGCGTACGGTCTGGACGGGCACCATGTTGCCGTCGGCGTAACATTTGGCCTGGACGGCCGTCTTCTCCCCGCGACGATCGACGATGACCAAGTCGACGCCGCCGTCGTTGCCGCCGACGCCCACTTCATGCACCGTATACCCCTGATCGCGAAAATAGAGCGCAAGCAGCCGCTCGAACTCCGGGCCGGATAACCGATCGAGGCCGCTGCCGAGGATCTCCTCATCCGACCGAACCGCCGTCGATGTGCGTTTCGAAGCGGAGGCCGCCTTCCGAGGCGCCGCCGACTTGCTTCGGGGCTTCTTCTCCGCCCGACGCTTCCGGGTCCATGCAGCGCCCGCGATCTCCCCGACGATCACGCCGCCGATCAACAAACCTAAGAACACGCCGAAATGCATCTTTGGGAAAAGATAATACAACCCGAGCGCTCCCAAAACTACGATTCCTCGCAAGAAATACGCCAATTGCCGCCCTTCGGCGCGATATGTGCGTGCCAATGCTCTCTCTCCCCGCTATCTATCGTAACCGTATACGACTGTTAATCTAGTAAATTATTCCCACCTCTAGTGTACCCCCTAAAGCACTAGAATTCTAGTAGAAATTTGGCTCTACCGTAACATGTCGACGTGACAACCGCTCGTCAGCGAACCTATGTTTCATACTCCCTGGACAAAGGCAATCACCTCGGAAAAGGATCCCGGAGAGGCTCCTCCCCTCCAACCGCCGCAGCGTCAAAAAAAGGAGGACCCGCCGAACCCCCGGCACATCCTCCATACGATTGTTCCATTCGTCCTTGGCGAACGATCTGAATCCGCAGCCCCTACCCACGCAATTGATCATCCTTCGGAAGCCAAGCCGTAAGCACGCCGAATAGAGGAAGGAATCCGGAAATGACCATGACCAGCGTTATGCTTGTCATGTCGGCCAACCATCCGAGCGTCGCCGCGCCGAGCGCACCCATCCCGAAGGCGAGGCCGAAGAACAGCCCGGCGACGAAGCCGACCTTGCCCGGCACGAGCTCCTGCGCATAGACGACGATAATGGAAAAGGCCGACGACAAAATAAACCCGGCGAAGACGGCAAGCACCCCCGTCCAAAATAAGTTGGCGAAGGGCAGCAGGATCGAAAAAGGAGCCGTCCCGAGCACGGACGCCCAAATAATGTTGCGTCGGCCGAAACGATCCGCCATCGGCCCGCCGACGAACGTCCCGACCGCCGAGGCGGCAAGGAAGGCGAATAAAAACCATTGCGCATTAGCGATGGACAGACCGAATCCGTCGATCAAGTGGAACGTGAAGTAGCTCGACATGCTTGCGATGTACACGTTCTTGGACATGACGAGCAGGATGAGGATCGTCATCGCCCAAGCGATTCGACCCCGGGTGAGAGGGCGCGCCGAAAGCCGGATCGGGCTCGCCGCCGCCTTGCGCTTCTTCTCCTCCTCGAGCTGCGTGACCTTCTTCCCGTACCATCGAGCCACATAGGTTTGGATTGCGATACCGGCAATCGCGGCGAAGGCGAACCAGATGACGCCGAATTGCCCGACATGGACGAAGAGCACCGCCGTCATGATCGGTCCGAGCGCGCTTCCGAAGTTGCCCCCGACCTGGAAGATCGATTGGGCAAGCCCTCGTCGTCTCCCCGCTGCTAAGTAGGCGACTCTCGACGATTCCGGGTGGAAGATGGCCGAACCGACGCCCATCATCGTCACCGCCAGCAAGATCAGTGCATAAGTCGGCGCCAAAGCGAGCGTAATTATCCCTGCAAGGGTAAAGCACACGCCCACAGGCAAGATGATCGGCAACGGGCGCTTGTCGGCGAAGAGGCCGATCAACGGCTGCAGGAGCGAGGCGGTCAAGTTCATCGCCAGGGTGATCATGCCGATCTGCGCATAACTCAGGTCGAGCTCATCCCTAAGAATCGGGAAAATCGAAGATACCGTCGATTGCATCGTGTCGTTCAACAGATGTACGACACTGACGGCTAACAGGATCGGAAACACCGTCGCTTTCGCGGTGTCTCCAAGGGTCTCAGTATTTTGTTGTTTCGGGTTCTCACTCATTCGTCAGGTTCTTCCTCTCCACGGTCATCTTGTTTCTCTACATGACACCTATTGCACGATATATATGAAAGCCCCGCATCAAGGCATTCCACCGTAACGGGCCGGTCTATCGCCATGGACTTTTCCCCGGCCTACTCCCCGCCGAACCGCCATGAAACCAATCCCCTCCCTCTCGAAAATGCTCCATTCCCCCAAGTCTACCGTTCCTTCATCATTCCTGCCACATCCAAGTTCGAAAAAGGATACCCGATGAACTCCGTTGACGATCGCTCGCGGGTTTGAGACTATTTTCCATATCCTGTATCGCCCTGGAGCTCTCGCCATGACGTTGCTGCCGATTGCGCTTCTACTGGTTGTGGTCTATCTGCTCATCGCCAGAAAATCCCGCGTAAGCTTGTTCCGCCGCCTGCTCGTCCCGATGCTGTTCTCGCTGTTCGTCACGCTGCATCTCAAGCATCAATTATGTCGTCAGCCTCATCCCTCACCCGGAGGGCATCAACCTCCCGAGCTCCTACTTACACTTGAACTTCGGCGACACGAACTGGTCGGCGGAGCGATTCCGCGGCGCGTCCCAGATCTCCAGCTGGGTCTCCTTCGCATGGCTGTGCGCGACGGCCGTCGCCGCCTTCGAACGGAAGCGAAGCTAGTAAAAGATAGTTAGCATACTTAAATTTATATAGCTCCGCGAGCGCCGATGTAGTATTCTATCATCCTAGGTATTTCTAACTATTTCATACCGAACCTCAGGGGGAAGACATCACGATGTTTCGAACACACACGAAACGATTGACCGCGCTGCTCGCGGCGGCAGTAACCTTTTCCACACTAGTATCGGGAACCCCGGCAAGCGCAGACGCAAGCCCGAACCCGCTGGAGGGCATCGTCCTCACGAAGCATGATTACCTCGGCTCCGAAGGGTTTGCCAACATTAATTACGAGGACGGGATCTTCTACCTGACCGGAAGGTCCAACCGGGTATACTCCGACGATGGCGGATCGAGCTGGAAGCAACTGTACGGTAACAATACCCAGAGGGACACGGCCGGCGACGGCAACGGGAACTTCCTCTCCGTGACAGGTTCGGGAGGTTATCTTCTTTGGGATACGACCACGCGGGCATTGGAATCGTATGATAAAGAGATCGATTACCCGGGATATGGGCCGTCCATGGCAAGCGTGACTTACTTCAACGGGTCTTATTATGCGGCAGGCTACGAGATGGCCACGATGCCGCAGCTCGGTAGAATCTTTAAACTAAACGACGACGGCGAATCCTGGCAACACATTGCGGTTCAAGGTCCTGCGCTGGAGAACAAGCGTTTCAATAAAATCAGAACGAACGGGACCACGATGGTCGCCGTCGGGGAATACGGTCTGATCGCGACCTCGACGGACGGCGTTACGTGGATCCAGAGAGCATCCGGATCGAGTCAGCACTTGGAGGACGTAACGGTCCCGGCCGACGGCAGCCCGATGATGGCTGTCGGGATGAACAATACGTTCACGATCTCCGAAGACGGCGGGATAACCTGGGAAGCATATGGCTTCAGTTATGATATGGCCGATATCATTAGCGTGACCTATGCTCGCGGGTATTACGTCGTCTCCACCGAGTACGGACAGATTCTCTATTCGACCGATGCTCGGAATTGGACGGAATTCGATCATGGCTTCGGAAGAATCTCGATCCACGCCATTAATATCGACCTGCCGGGGCAGATGGTTCTCGCCGGAGGCGGCGGCCTGGTCTATTCTGTAAGTAAAGCTTCTACCTCCACGGCGTTAGCGAGCAGCGCGAATCCGGCCTCGGCAGGGCAAGAAGTCGTGTTTACCGCGACCGTGTCGAAGCCGTTGAATTCCCCGGTTACGGCCTCGCCGACGGGTACGGTCACGTTTAAGAACGGCGAGTCGGTATTGGGCAGCGTTCCGGTCACGGTAGGACAAGCGACATATGCCGTCTCGGATTTGAGCATCGGCACGCATCAAATTACAGCGGTATATAGCGGCGACGGGGCGTTCGGTACAAGTACATCTGCGCCGGTATCCCAAGTCGTAACCGAAGCTGCGCCTAAGAAGGCCACGACGACGACCGTGATGAGTTCGCGAAATCCGTCTACGGCAGGTCAGTCCGTTACGATTAGTGCGACGGTGACGGGAGCCTCCGGCACGCCGACAGGTACCTTGACCTTCATGGACGGCGGCACGGTGCTGGATACCGTTCCGATGACGGTCGGCGCCGCAACCTACTCGACGACGCAATTCGCGGTAGGGACGCATTCCATCACCGTAACGTACAGTGGAAATGCCGAGTTTGAGGGCAGCGCCTCTGCACCGCTCGCGCAGACGGTAACTGCCGAAGATTCCGGCAGCTCCGACGACGACGGCTCCGGCGGCAGCGGCGGCGGAAGCGAACCGACGACGGGAACGTCGCCGATTCCAACGACACCAACAGCGCCAACGGTGCCGAAGACGCCTGAACAGCCGAGCGCGCCGAAACCGGAAGAGGCCGGGGAAATCCCGCAAGACCCGAACGATATCTTTAGAAGTCAGGTCGTTCGCGCGGACAGCAACGTCATTGCAGGAGTTCAAGCGAGAACGGCGGAAATCTTAGAAAACGGCGGGAGGTTCGCAGCCATCCAATACAATGATATCGGTGAACACTGGTCCATCCCGAACGTCGAAAAGCTGACGAAGCTCGGCGTCATTCACGGGTACCCGAACGGCGGCTTCGAGCCGGATGCGGTCATTACGCGTGCCGAATTCGCCGCGATGATCGACAGAGGCTTCGTGGATATGGCTAGCAGGAACGTTGAGATCAATGAAGAAGATTTCGCGGCATACAGCGATATCGAGGGGCATTGGTCTTCCGATAACTTGAAGCAGCTTGTAGCCGTCGGCGTCATGACAGGTTACGAGGACGGCACGCTCCGCCCGGAACAGACGATCACGCGCCAAGAGATGGCCCTTATGATCACTCGGGTACTGAACGCTTACATTCTGAACCGCGATACATCGGATGTAGCCTTCAGCGACTTGGACGGCGCGTATGGCGCGGAAGCGATTAAGAAGGCTGCGGCATTGGGCATTTTCACAGGGAAAACGGAACAACGCTTCGACCCGCATGCGGGTGCGACGCGCGCCGAATCCCTTCAGACGATCATCAACACGTATACGTTAAGCCCGGCCATCAAGGAAGCGCTGGACAGCTTGAACTGAACGACAGAAAACCACCCATCGGGTGGTTTTCTGCGTTATCAAGTATTGGTTTTGCTGATGCCCCGAACCTGCTCGATATCCATTCCAGTGAGTTCGGCGATCAGTGCAAGCTCGAAACCCTTTTCCAACATGTTCTTCGCTACATCGATCTTACCTTGTTCCACGCCTTTCTCCATGCCCTTCTCCATGCCTTCCTCCAGCCCTTTCGCGACTCCGTCCGCAATAAGGCTGTTTCGTTCCATGAGCGAATGCTCCCGGGCTTCATACAACCGATAGGTCTCTTCGTCGCCGCTTAAGCGGAGCAAGAGTTCTTCGGTTTTCTTCAGGTCGGGGTCTCTCTCGATCAGCTCCCGCCGTTCATGCTCCGGCATGTTTTCCGTCAGATACAGCAGCCAGCGATGCAATGGATTGCTCATATCCTTCGCCATCCTCTCGAATTTAGGAAGTTCCAGAAAATGTACCGGCGGATGCGCCGGCGGAGCAAGGGAGCCCTTTCCTCCAGAACGTGACCGTCAATATTCAATGCGGCGCGACCAAACGAGTGTACACGATCTCGCTCGATCCGAACGCGAACTCGGGCTACAATCCGACGGTGTTCCTCGGCGACTTCACCAAAGACGGCATTAAGGACATCCTGGTCACGATCGACTCCGGGGGCTCGGGGGCGTTCACGTTCGACTACGTCTATTCGTTCGTGCATAATCAGGCTCGCAAGCTGTTCGACTTTAACGCGTACAACGAACAGAACCGGTATGTCGTTAAATTTATAGACGGCTACAGGCTGAGAGTGACGAGCTTGGCGACGAAGACCGACTACCTCATCGACATTAGCGGGCGGGGAGCCAACTACTTGTCGCAGCTGTACGACGCGAACGGCAAGCTGATCAAGCCGGTCCAGGGCGACGCGAACGCAGTGAGCGGCTTTTACCCGGTCGATATGGATCGGGACGGCCGGTATGAAATTCAGGCGTACCAACGTATCACCGGTCTCTACAACGCGGATTCGTTCGGTTACGTGATCAATACGCTGCAGTGGGACGGGAAGCAGTTCGCCATCTGGCAGCAATGGATGGCCATCTTCGGCAGCTCCGCAACCTGACCGCACTAGCGAACCGAGTGCGCTATTAGGGAAGTGCGGCTTCCTTAATAGCGTATTCGCTGCGCTATTTCCGCTTTATCCCTATCGAAAATGGTTGACCCACGCCCAGGGGTTTGAGACAATTATTCCCAAAACCCTCGTTAGCCTGTGGAGGTGGATCATGACGTTCTTGATAATCGCGACGGTGTTAGCCATCGCATATCTACTCATCGCCCGGTGGCTTCGTGCGGATCTGTTCCGCTGCCTGCTTGTCGTCTCGTTGCTCTCCCTGTTCGTCACGCTGCATCTAGGACTCAATTACGTCGGCAGCATGGCGGACAACCCCGAAGGCATCGGATTAACGAGCTCGTATTTGCTCTGGATCTTCGGCGACTCGAATTGGTCGACTTACCGGTTCGGCAACGCGTTCCGCATATCTAGTTGGATCTCGTTCGTGCTTCTCATCGCACTTGCAGGCACCGCCCTCGTCCGAAAACGGGATTAAACGCGACTGTGAACTACTCGTATTCGTAGCTGGTTTTTCGGTACCATTCGATCGCCTTCCGCTTGTAGCAGCCGTCGCGATATCGGCACCACTCGTCCATCAAGCAGAGAAGATTCGCCGTATCCCTAAACCTGCGCAAAGAGATCAAGACGACGGCCGGATCGACTTAAGGTAAGGGAGCGGCGCGTCGTCGGTGAACAGCACGTTCACAACTTGCTCATTGATCCCTAGCTTCAGCATACGTGCGGCCTTCCTTCCCACTATTCTACAGAAAATTTTGGGTCACGATAAAAAAGAAAGAGCTTGCCGCCGGCAGACTCTTCTAATCCTTCCCTCTATGATTTCCCTTAGCCCAAACCCGCCCCTCGCCGCTCATACGCTTCCAACTGCTCGTATACGTCCTTCTTTAGCTTCGCCAACGCCTGATGCTTCAGATGCTCCCTACGCCAGCAAAAGCCGAACAGCTGGTCGCGAAGGTCGTCTTCATCCCGGTACAACCCTTCTAACGTGTCGAGCACCTCTTTCCGCTTCAGGCGGGAGTACATATGGAACTTGCTCGCGACGTCGAACGCGTCACCGTTATGCCTCGAGTAAAAATCTCTTAACCCTAGTACATCGACGTTGTTCCGAATGATGGGTTCCTCCGTGAGCGTAACCGACAGATGCGCCGGATTCGTGAACGCATCCGCAATGTCGATATTGAATCCGAATCGAATGAGCGGATCCAGATCCGTCGAGCTATACGGCGACAAATCGAGTTCGGCGGTCCCCTTCGAATGGTTACAGTTGTAACAGGACGGCACCAAATTATAAAAGGACATCGCTAAAAACGGATACTTCGATTTATGAAAGAAATGGTCGAGCTGGCTCGTCCGTTTCGTCCCGCGGTTCGGCCGCTCCACATTGTCGATGTGATTCCGATTGCAAAACGGGCAGATGCGAATCCTCAACCGTTCCATCAACACGACTGCGTTATAGCCGTGATCGCCGATCGACCGGCCAGCTTCAGCGAAGATGGCGTACATGTTTTTCAGATCCACAATACAATCTGGATAACTATCCTGCTGTTCGCAGGTACGCCGAATTTCATCCAACTGCTCCACTCTCGCCGTAATGACGTATCGGAGGCTGTACCGCGGATCGCAATCCCGGAACCAACGATCGTACTCGTCCTCCGTGTACTCCCCTTTCTTCCGCAGCTGTTCGACGACGGCTTCGTAATGCTGTTGGGCAAATCGGTCCTGAGCCGCTTCATAAATATTAATCATCTCGATCCGCTCCACGACCGCCGCCTGTCGGCAGGTTCTCGTACATGTCCAACAGTCTTCCCGCGATGAGGGGCTCCCCGATCAGCCGGATGATAGATAACAACGACTTTGCCTCTTCTTCGGATAAGGTTACGCTTGGATCTCCCTGTAGTGCTCCCTCCCCGACATGTTCCAACGCTTTGAGCTTCGCGATCACATCGTTAATCTTCTGTCTCGCGAACTCGCCGATCGTCGTGTTCATGAAGAAGCCCGTCGCGAACATATCGTGAATGTTGCCGGCGAACGTGCTCTTCCCTTCCTCTACCCCATCCGTGACGACCGAATGAACGCCTTCGCGTTTCAAATACAACACGCTGGTCCGCGGCAAATCCGAAAGAAGGAAGGGCGAATGAGAAGTTAGGATAATCTGAATCCGGCGAGGATCGCCGTAGATGACGGATACGAACCGGATCAAGTGATCGATGAACCGACGCTGCCATTCCGGGTGCAGGTACAGCTCGCCCTCGTCGATCAGCAGCAGCACGCGGTCGGTCAACCGTTCGTTGCTGCCGTACGGCTGCCCGTCGGCCCGAGAATACAGCCTTGCGAAAAAATTCAAAAATGCCTTCTCCCCCGAGCTAAGCGGCCAATCGAAGTCCAAATACGCATACGCCCGATAGGAACGACGGTAATTCTTAATAAACTCGGACGACTCGCTTGACGCAAGTGCTTCGCTTTGGATCGGGATCATAAACGTAGGATCCGTCCAAAGCGCGTCATCCGTACCTCGATCGACACGGGCGTCGAAGTAATCCAGCATTTTCAGCTTATGGCGCAGCATCGCTTCGACTTCCGCATCTCGATTCCGGTTGATCATCGCCTGGAGGAACGTTCTCGCGAATTGCTGGAACGTCTTCTTGCCCGAATGCAGCGGTTCTAGGCTAAGGATCAGATCGTCGCTCTTCACCAGACGTTCGTCCGAGTAGACCGTCATCTCTTTAAAGAAGCTCCACAGTACAATGCGATAAGCCCGATAATGAAAAATCGTCTCCTTCGTTTCCCGCAGAACCCGATTCTCGTCCCGTCCTTGGATTCGCTGCCGAGACTCGTCAAGCTTGGTTTCGACGTATGCGTCGATCCGCTGGTAGGCGTCCGCGAACCGCCCCAGAGACTTCGCATCCTTGCCGTCGACGTCCCGGATCTTCACGATTAGGTGATTCGGAATTCGCACGGGAAGCGGCACTTTGAATTTCTCTGGGTACTCATGGACGAGCAGCACTTGCCGGTTCAAATCTTCGTCGCGGTGAACGTCGACGAGCGTTTGGCCCGGGACGTCCACGCCTTCGTCCATCCTCCGTTTCTTGTCCCCTCGAATCAAGTAATTCGTGGACAGATTGTAATAATTCGTCAGCCCGTCTTCCTCCGCATGGTCAAAGATGTTGGAGAAAAAGAGAACGGAGCTGTCAGGCAGCCGACGCGAGCTGTCCTGCCGTCGATAGCGCTGTTGGTTCAACAGGAAGCCGGACGGATCCTTGACGTCGTGGAGACGTATGGCCGTATCGTCGTATAAAATGATCGTTTCATCGTGCTCATTCCGAAGAACGACAAGCGCTTCAAAAACATCCTTCCCCTGCGCCCGTACGAGGTAGTTTTTAATGTAATTTAGGAAGCTCGTTTTCCCTGCCCCGTTCTGACCGACAATCGCGGAAATATGTGTCACGATGGCAAGATCCTTATTTTCCTTGTCGATCCGGAAGAAATCCGGTACGTACTCCGGGTTGGGTGACACCGACAGAACCCCGCTCCCCCAATCGAAATGAAACCGGCATTCGGCGGTTAGATGAAACCCTTGATGATGGAACGGTCCGTACCAACGAAACCAAATATATAAAAGCTCCATACGCAGCCTCACTCGCTTCTCATTAATAACAAATGGTATAACCGGCTATTCACTGTAATATGTGGTGATTGAATGTGCAATAGCAAAAGTGATTAAAACCGGTTTTCGTCTATAAATTCAATGTATTCCACTTTATCTTTGGCAATAGAATACTTTCTTTTGCTTTCAGAAGTACTTCTGCTATCTCCTAGTAAAAGATGCTTACTGTTGTTAGACTCTAGTATAAATAAACCATTAAGTATAGCTCCACTGGCAAGCCTGACGTTAACTCTTGTCTTGTTCACGCTTTCTTTTACTAGTGGTATGACAAAACTAAAATATAGACGTAATACAACATAAAAGAGGCAGATCAACCCAAGTAAGAAATAAAAATAAATTGGGTTGGTGTGTACCAATGATCGATAAATGTCAAAGGTTGTATTCTGTTGAGATGCATCAACTAACGACATAAGTTCGTAAGTAATTGAGCTGACGAATAAATAATAAAAAGTGCATAAGGTAGCAGTATGAGTAATTGCCAAAGTATACCGGTAGATCTTAATTTTCTTAAAAACCTTCAATACTTTGTTGTTAATACGGAGTTGGAACTTACTTGTAGGAAAGTGAACAAGATGTGCACCCAGTATAGACGTAATGACCAGAGGGATGAACATAATCCACAACTTATCGATTGTCGCAGTTGGTGTGAAGGCCAATGAGATACTAATAACCAGCAACAATGCTA
The nucleotide sequence above comes from Paenibacillus antri. Encoded proteins:
- a CDS encoding restriction endonuclease, which translates into the protein MARTYRAEGRQLAYFLRGIVVLGALGLYYLFPKMHFGVFLGLLIGGVIVGEIAGAAWTRKRRAEKKPRSKSAAPRKAASASKRTSTAVRSDEEILGSGLDRLSGPEFERLLALYFRDQGYTVHEVGVGGNDGGVDLVIVDRRGEKTAVQAKCYADGNMVPVQTVRELVGAKRNHDCILALLVTTSDLTGPAKKEADDRKVEYWHGAIVEQKLRAWGKWSPGSPRNAKPRAAAPAPVRAAAQAKREAAAGSAVACRCGAPMVKRKGKDGTPFWGCSTFPACRHTKGI
- a CDS encoding MFS transporter, whose protein sequence is MSENPKQQNTETLGDTAKATVFPILLAVSVVHLLNDTMQSTVSSIFPILRDELDLSYAQIGMITLAMNLTASLLQPLIGLFADKRPLPIILPVGVCFTLAGIITLALAPTYALILLAVTMMGVGSAIFHPESSRVAYLAAGRRRGLAQSIFQVGGNFGSALGPIMTAVLFVHVGQFGVIWFAFAAIAGIAIQTYVARWYGKKVTQLEEEKKRKAAASPIRLSARPLTRGRIAWAMTILILLVMSKNVYIASMSSYFTFHLIDGFGLSIANAQWFLFAFLAASAVGTFVGGPMADRFGRRNIIWASVLGTAPFSILLPFANLFWTGVLAVFAGFILSSAFSIIVVYAQELVPGKVGFVAGLFFGLAFGMGALGAATLGWLADMTSITLVMVISGFLPLFGVLTAWLPKDDQLRG
- a CDS encoding Ig-like domain repeat protein, translating into MFRTHTKRLTALLAAAVTFSTLVSGTPASADASPNPLEGIVLTKHDYLGSEGFANINYEDGIFYLTGRSNRVYSDDGGSSWKQLYGNNTQRDTAGDGNGNFLSVTGSGGYLLWDTTTRALESYDKEIDYPGYGPSMASVTYFNGSYYAAGYEMATMPQLGRIFKLNDDGESWQHIAVQGPALENKRFNKIRTNGTTMVAVGEYGLIATSTDGVTWIQRASGSSQHLEDVTVPADGSPMMAVGMNNTFTISEDGGITWEAYGFSYDMADIISVTYARGYYVVSTEYGQILYSTDARNWTEFDHGFGRISIHAINIDLPGQMVLAGGGGLVYSVSKASTSTALASSANPASAGQEVVFTATVSKPLNSPVTASPTGTVTFKNGESVLGSVPVTVGQATYAVSDLSIGTHQITAVYSGDGAFGTSTSAPVSQVVTEAAPKKATTTTVMSSRNPSTAGQSVTISATVTGASGTPTGTLTFMDGGTVLDTVPMTVGAATYSTTQFAVGTHSITVTYSGNAEFEGSASAPLAQTVTAEDSGSSDDDGSGGSGGGSEPTTGTSPIPTTPTAPTVPKTPEQPSAPKPEEAGEIPQDPNDIFRSQVVRADSNVIAGVQARTAEILENGGRFAAIQYNDIGEHWSIPNVEKLTKLGVIHGYPNGGFEPDAVITRAEFAAMIDRGFVDMASRNVEINEEDFAAYSDIEGHWSSDNLKQLVAVGVMTGYEDGTLRPEQTITRQEMALMITRVLNAYILNRDTSDVAFSDLDGAYGAEAIKKAAALGIFTGKTEQRFDPHAGATRAESLQTIINTYTLSPAIKEALDSLN
- a CDS encoding Rpn family recombination-promoting nuclease/putative transposase, with the protein product MELPKFERMAKDMSNPLHRWLLYLTENMPEHERRELIERDPDLKKTEELLLRLSGDEETYRLYEAREHSLMERNSLIADGVAKGLEEGMEKGMEKGVEQGKIDVAKNMLEKGFELALIAELTGMDIEQVRGISKTNT
- a CDS encoding VCBS repeat-containing protein: MYTISLDPNANSGYNPTVFLGDFTKDGIKDILVTIDSGGSGAFTFDYVYSFVHNQARKLFDFNAYNEQNRYVVKFIDGYRLRVTSLATKTDYLIDISGRGANYLSQLYDANGKLIKPVQGDANAVSGFYPVDMDRDGRYEIQAYQRITGLYNADSFGYVINTLQWDGKQFAIWQQWMAIFGSSAT
- a CDS encoding AAA family ATPase, translating into MELLYIWFRWYGPFHHQGFHLTAECRFHFDWGSGVLSVSPNPEYVPDFFRIDKENKDLAIVTHISAIVGQNGAGKTSFLNYIKNYLVRAQGKDVFEALVVLRNEHDETIILYDDTAIRLHDVKDPSGFLLNQQRYRRQDSSRRLPDSSVLFFSNIFDHAEEDGLTNYYNLSTNYLIRGDKKRRMDEGVDVPGQTLVDVHRDEDLNRQVLLVHEYPEKFKVPLPVRIPNHLIVKIRDVDGKDAKSLGRFADAYQRIDAYVETKLDESRQRIQGRDENRVLRETKETIFHYRAYRIVLWSFFKEMTVYSDERLVKSDDLILSLEPLHSGKKTFQQFARTFLQAMINRNRDAEVEAMLRHKLKMLDYFDARVDRGTDDALWTDPTFMIPIQSEALASSESSEFIKNYRRSYRAYAYLDFDWPLSSGEKAFLNFFARLYSRADGQPYGSNERLTDRVLLLIDEGELYLHPEWQRRFIDHLIRFVSVIYGDPRRIQIILTSHSPFLLSDLPRTSVLYLKREGVHSVVTDGVEEGKSTFAGNIHDMFATGFFMNTTIGEFARQKINDVIAKLKALEHVGEGALQGDPSVTLSEEEAKSLLSIIRLIGEPLIAGRLLDMYENLPTGGGRGADRDD